In the Cydia fagiglandana chromosome 5, ilCydFagi1.1, whole genome shotgun sequence genome, one interval contains:
- the LOC134664531 gene encoding uncharacterized protein K02A2.6-like: protein MSKTLPFNIKEFNLRSGKWNTYISQLTAWFDITNVKPDTRVQYLIAVVGTETLDLIIDLCYPAEPDTVSFDDIVSKVREHLSPKRSELAERMTFRACKQTADQSINEYLAQLKQLAKKCNFTGSTCLEENLRDQLAYGLRSDAIRFKLLTEDELTYSRAVEIATSLEAADRDSKASGPSSGAGSGTSAPMSTREEDVHAVRVGGGGGARAPPRRRQPAAAPRARCPRCLGTHHPRSCSFMNTECYVCGKKGHIAKACKNRKHNRVNACMESTDTSDDVGSEDGDDEYDVPLYSIDDDTGGDEPWWRTVTVNGVKVRMQLDCGAAISAVSSNLFNQLFKNVNLLPPKTNLKMYAGQKVTPKGIMLCEVMYGDKKKSDLKLVVVDSDDSPPIIGRRWMTALGIKCSPETPESIYNMNNGREGVGTQLAREFPQVFAQGTGKFTGKPIQLRVASDARPVFCKPRPVPHALRAAVEAELERLQADGVISPVETSEWGTPVVPVIKKSGEVRLCGDFKITLNPVLEDDKYPIPRIDEIFSNLQGGQLFSKIDLSHAYQQLPLTEESKQLCVIVTHKGSFCYNRLPFGIKCAMSKFQRVLDSLFKNMNLIAVYCDDILVTGVNDDDHYKRLISVFKILSEAGLRIAQNKCIFFQKSHTDEQNRCRSGSPSTGHRIAFKGILRFGKLLC, encoded by the exons ATGTCGAAAACACTACCTTTTAACATTAAGGAGTTTAATTTACGCTCGGGAAAGTGGAATACGTATATAAGTCAGTTAACGGCATGGTTTGATATAACAAACGTAAAACCGGACACTCGGGTGCAGTACCTCATCGCGGTGGTCGGAACGGAAACTTTAGACTTAATAATAGATTTGTGTTATCCAGCGGAGCCGGATACAGTGAGTTTCGACGATATAGTGTCAAAAGTTCGTGAACATTTATCACCTAAGCGATCCGAGTTGGCAGAGCGTATGACATTCCGGGCATGTAAGCAAACGGCCGACCAGTCCATTAATGAATACCTGGCTCAACTTAAGCAGCTCGCTAAGAAATGCAATTTTACCGGTTCTACGTGCTTAGAAGAGAACCTGCGTGATCAGCTGGCATATGGATTGAGAAGTGATGCGATACGTTTCAAGCTGTTAACTGAGGACGAATTAACATACAGCCGCGCAGTGGAAATAGCGACGTCGTTGGAGGCGGCGGATCGAGACTCGAAGGCCAGCGGACCCAGCAGCGGCGCTGGGAGCGGGACATCGGCGCCGATGTCGACGCGAGAAGAGGACGTGCACGCGGTgcgcgtcggcggcggcggcggcgcgcgcgcgcccccgcgccgcaggcagccggcggcggcgccgcgcgcgcgctgTCCCCGGTGCTTGGGCACGCATCATCCGAGGAGCTGCTCATTCATGAACACGGAGTGCTATGTGTGTGGAAAGAAGGGACATATAGCTAAAGCGTGTAAAAACCGGAAACATAATAGGGTCAACGCGTGCATGGAGTCTACGGACACGAGCGACGACGTCGGGTCGGAGGACGGCGACGACGAGTACGACGTGCCGTTGTACTCTATAGACGACGATACCGGCGGTGACGAACCATGGTGGCGCACAGTGACGGTGAACGGAGTTAAGGTGCGCATGCAGCTGGACTGTGGTGCAGCGATAAGCGCTGTGTCCAGCAATTTATTTAATCAGCtgtttaaaaatgttaatttgTTGCCTCCTaagacaaatttaaaaatgtacgcGGGACAAAAAGTCACACCGAAGGGCATTATGTTGTGTGAAGTTATGTATGGTGATAAAAAGAAATCAGATTTAAAGTTAGTCGTAGTAGACTCAGACGACAGCCCGCCCATTATCGGACGTCGGTGGATGACAGCGTTAGGTATAAAATGCAGTCCTGAAACTCCCGAGTCGATATATAATATGAATAACGGTCGTGAGGGCGTAGGGACACAGTTGGCTCGAGAATTCCCGCAGGTGTTCGCGCAGGGAACTGGGAAGTTCACAGGTAAGCCCATACAACTAAGAGTGGCCAGCGACGCGCGGCCCGTGTTCTGCAAGCCGCGGCCCGTGCCGCACGCGCTGCGCGCCGCTGTGGAGGCTGAGCTGGAGCGCCTGCAGGCGGACGGGGTCATTTCGCCGGTGGAGACTAGCGAGTGGGGGACGCCTGTCGTGCCCGTCATCAAAAAGTCAGGTGAGGTGAGACTGTGCGgggattttaaaataacactaaacCCGGTATTAGAGGATGACAAATACCCAATACCGCGCATCGATGAAATATTCTCTAATTTGCAAGGAGGACAACTTTTCAGCAAAATAGATTTGAGCCACGCTTATCAGCAATTACCGCTTACAGAAGAATCAAAACAGCTGTGCGTAATTGTGACGCATAAGGGTAGCTTTTGTTACAATAGATTACCATTTGGTATTAAGTGTGCCATGAGTAAATTTCAGCGCGTCCTGGATAGCCTATTCAAGAATATGAACCTTATTGCGGTGTATTGCGATGATATTTTAGTCACGGGTGTTAACGACGATGACCATTATAAACGCTTGATATCGGTATTCAAAATATTGTCCGAGGCAGGATTAAGAATTGcacaaaataaatgcatttttttccaaaaatcg CACACAGACGAGCAAAATAGATGCCGTTCAGGCAGCCCCAGTACCGGACACCGTATCGCGTTTAAAGGCATTCTTAGGTTTGGTAAATTATTATGCTAA